The following are from one region of the Stigmatella ashevillena genome:
- a CDS encoding M3 family metallopeptidase: protein MSAACATTAQEGRSPMSSPSESKAQPNNPLLASWTGPYGGVPAFDRFALAQFKPALEEAMEANRREIAALTANEAAPSFENTLAAMEDTGRTLNDVGTIFSIWASTLNGPEFQAIEREMAPKLAAFSDEIYQNEKLFKRIEAVYNSPDKAKLSPEQQRLAWLYYTNFARSGARLDAAAKKRLVDINQRLASLYTTFSQNVLADEEGHAVILETEADLAGLSDSIRAAAAAAAEARGMKGKWAITNTRSAMEPFLTYSTRRDLREKVWRNYVNRGDNGDAHDNNALISEILQLRAERAKLLGYPTHAHWRLENAMAKTPERATALMEAVWTPAVARVREEVADMQAIANKEGPKLKIAPWDYRYYAEKVRKAKYDLDENEVKPYLQLEKLREGMFWVAGELFGFTFEPVSGVPVYHPDVRVWEVKDKASGKHVGLWYFDPYARIGKRSGAWMNAYRNQERFKGEITTIVSNNANFLKGNPGEPVLISWEDASTLFHEFGHALHGLSSQVIYPSLSGTSVSRDYVEFPSQLLEHWLSTPEVLNRYALHYQTGKPIPPELVAKIDKASTFNQGFATVEYLGSALVDMKLHTAGDQKIDPDAFERDTLKKLGMPEEIVMRHRTPQFGHIFSGDGYSAGYYSYLWSDTLTADAYEAFTEGKGPYDQNVAERLRKNVFSTGNTVDPAEAYRAFRGKDAGINALMRKRGFPVPK, encoded by the coding sequence ATGTCCGCCGCATGCGCGACCACGGCCCAGGAGGGCCGCAGCCCCATGAGCAGCCCGTCCGAATCGAAAGCCCAGCCGAACAACCCCCTGCTGGCCTCCTGGACAGGCCCTTACGGCGGTGTTCCTGCCTTTGACCGCTTCGCCCTCGCACAGTTCAAACCCGCCCTCGAGGAGGCGATGGAGGCCAACCGCCGGGAGATCGCCGCCCTCACGGCCAATGAGGCGGCCCCCTCTTTCGAGAACACCCTCGCAGCGATGGAGGACACGGGCCGGACCCTCAACGACGTGGGAACCATCTTCAGCATCTGGGCTTCGACGTTGAATGGGCCGGAGTTCCAGGCCATCGAGCGGGAGATGGCGCCCAAGCTCGCCGCCTTCTCCGATGAAATCTACCAGAACGAGAAGCTCTTCAAGCGCATCGAGGCCGTCTACAACTCGCCTGACAAGGCGAAGCTGAGCCCCGAACAGCAGCGCCTGGCATGGCTCTACTACACGAACTTCGCCCGCTCGGGCGCCAGGCTGGATGCCGCCGCCAAGAAGCGCCTGGTAGACATCAACCAGCGCCTCGCCTCGCTCTACACCACGTTCAGCCAGAACGTCCTGGCCGACGAGGAGGGCCACGCCGTCATTCTCGAGACGGAGGCCGACCTCGCGGGCCTGTCCGACTCCATCCGGGCCGCTGCGGCCGCCGCCGCCGAGGCGAGAGGGATGAAGGGCAAGTGGGCCATCACCAACACGCGCTCCGCCATGGAGCCGTTCCTCACCTACTCGACCCGGAGAGACCTCCGCGAGAAGGTCTGGCGCAACTACGTCAACCGTGGCGACAACGGGGACGCCCACGACAACAACGCCCTCATCTCGGAGATCCTCCAGTTGCGCGCCGAGCGCGCCAAACTGCTGGGCTACCCCACCCACGCGCATTGGCGGCTCGAGAACGCCATGGCCAAGACGCCGGAGCGTGCCACGGCCCTGATGGAGGCCGTCTGGACGCCCGCTGTCGCCCGCGTCCGGGAGGAAGTCGCCGACATGCAGGCGATCGCCAACAAGGAAGGCCCGAAGCTGAAGATCGCCCCCTGGGACTACCGGTACTACGCCGAGAAGGTCCGCAAGGCGAAGTACGACCTCGACGAGAACGAGGTGAAGCCCTACCTCCAGCTCGAGAAGCTTCGGGAGGGCATGTTCTGGGTCGCGGGTGAGCTGTTTGGCTTCACCTTCGAGCCTGTGAGCGGCGTGCCCGTCTATCACCCGGACGTGCGTGTCTGGGAGGTGAAGGACAAGGCCAGCGGCAAGCATGTGGGGCTCTGGTATTTCGATCCCTATGCCCGCATCGGAAAGCGCTCGGGGGCGTGGATGAATGCCTACCGCAATCAGGAGCGCTTCAAGGGCGAAATCACCACCATCGTCTCGAACAACGCCAACTTCTTGAAGGGCAACCCCGGCGAGCCCGTCCTCATCAGCTGGGAAGATGCCTCCACGCTGTTCCACGAGTTTGGGCATGCGCTGCACGGGCTGAGCTCGCAGGTCATCTACCCCTCCCTCTCCGGCACGTCCGTCTCGCGTGACTACGTCGAGTTTCCCTCTCAGCTCCTGGAGCACTGGCTGTCTACCCCCGAGGTGCTCAACCGGTATGCCCTGCACTACCAGACGGGCAAGCCCATCCCGCCCGAGCTGGTGGCGAAGATCGACAAGGCCTCCACCTTCAACCAAGGCTTCGCCACGGTGGAGTATCTGGGAAGTGCCCTGGTGGACATGAAGCTGCACACGGCAGGTGATCAAAAGATCGATCCCGACGCCTTCGAGCGTGACACGTTGAAGAAGCTCGGCATGCCGGAGGAGATCGTCATGCGCCACCGCACGCCCCAGTTCGGCCACATCTTCTCGGGCGATGGATACTCCGCCGGTTACTACAGCTACCTCTGGTCCGACACCCTCACGGCCGATGCATACGAGGCCTTCACGGAGGGCAAGGGGCCGTACGACCAGAACGTGGCAGAGCGGCTGAGGAAGAACGTCTTCTCGACCGGCAACACGGTGGATCCCGCCGAGGCGTACCGTGCCTTCCGAGGCAAGGATGCCGGCATCAATGCCCTGATGCGCAAGCGCGGCTTTCCCGTCCCCAAGTAG
- a CDS encoding saccharopine dehydrogenase family protein yields the protein MPKSSKTEFDIVLWGATGFTGRLVAEYLSKTQDTHGATWALAGRDRNRLEQVRSSLAALNASSANLPIVLADARNAASLDAMVARTRVVISTVGPYARYGDELVAACVRNGTDYCDLTGEVQWMRRTIDTHHEQARKSGARIVHTCGFDSIPSDLGVLVLQEYMKEHHGTHCHRVNFYVTRMRGGISGGTLASMVQAMDEMSADPSIRRVLGNPHALDPEPRRGNREERDQMGVRYSPELKKWTAPFFMAPVNTRVVRRSNALLGHPWGRDFLYSEASSFAPGVKGLLTAASLTAGMGAFMAAASVPPVRRLLEQRVLPGPGEGPSAETREKGLFEVRLLGEGTSPKDGRPIRLEGKVAAKGDPGYAATSRMLSQAALCLAFDEPAGEGGVLTPASSMGLKLVERLRKAGVTFDVTERS from the coding sequence ATGCCCAAATCCTCGAAAACCGAGTTCGACATCGTCCTCTGGGGCGCCACCGGGTTCACCGGCCGCCTCGTCGCCGAATACCTCTCCAAGACCCAGGACACCCACGGAGCCACCTGGGCGCTCGCCGGGCGGGACCGCAACCGGCTCGAGCAGGTCCGCTCGAGCTTGGCGGCCCTCAACGCCTCCAGCGCCAACCTCCCCATCGTCCTCGCGGACGCCCGGAACGCAGCCTCGCTGGACGCGATGGTGGCCCGCACGCGCGTGGTCATCTCCACGGTGGGCCCCTATGCCCGGTACGGGGACGAGCTGGTGGCGGCGTGCGTGCGCAATGGAACGGACTATTGCGACCTGACCGGCGAGGTGCAGTGGATGCGCCGGACGATTGACACCCACCACGAGCAGGCCCGGAAGAGCGGCGCGCGCATCGTCCACACGTGCGGCTTCGACTCCATCCCTTCGGACCTGGGCGTGCTCGTGCTTCAGGAGTACATGAAGGAGCACCACGGCACGCACTGCCACCGCGTGAACTTCTACGTGACGCGCATGCGGGGCGGCATCAGCGGCGGGACGCTGGCCAGCATGGTGCAGGCCATGGACGAGATGTCGGCGGATCCCTCCATCCGCCGGGTGCTGGGCAATCCCCACGCGCTCGACCCCGAGCCCCGGCGCGGCAACCGCGAGGAACGGGACCAGATGGGGGTGCGCTACAGCCCGGAACTCAAGAAGTGGACCGCCCCCTTCTTCATGGCTCCTGTGAACACGCGCGTGGTGCGCCGCTCCAATGCCCTGCTCGGCCATCCCTGGGGACGAGACTTTCTCTACTCGGAGGCCTCGAGCTTCGCCCCGGGCGTGAAGGGACTGCTGACCGCCGCGAGCCTGACCGCGGGGATGGGCGCCTTCATGGCGGCGGCAAGTGTTCCCCCCGTGCGGCGCCTGCTCGAGCAGCGCGTCCTGCCGGGCCCCGGCGAGGGCCCCTCGGCCGAAACGCGTGAAAAAGGCCTCTTCGAGGTGCGGCTCCTCGGAGAAGGCACGTCGCCGAAGGACGGCCGTCCCATCCGCCTGGAGGGCAAGGTGGCCGCGAAGGGAGACCCGGGCTATGCGGCGACGTCCCGGATGCTCTCCCAAGCAGCCCTGTGCCTGGCCTTCGACGAACCTGCGGGCGAGGGCGGAGTCCTGACCCCCGCCTCCAGCATGGGGCTCAAGCTCGTCGAGCGCCTGCGCAAGGCGGGGGTGACGTTCGACGTCACCGAGCGTTCGTAA
- a CDS encoding NUDIX domain-containing protein translates to MAEAEIRIQSVQVLSDDWAILKKTVLDYRRRDGTWQTLVRQTYDRGNGAAVLPYDAQRGTVLLIRQFRYPAYVNGHREPLIEVCAGLLDKDDPETCICREAEEETGYRIRNARRVFDVFMSPGSVTERLAFFLADYAPGDRINAGGGDQTEGEDIEVLEVPLEEALAMIEAGAIIDGKTIMLIQHLALARFRSRSR, encoded by the coding sequence ATGGCTGAAGCCGAGATTCGCATCCAATCCGTTCAGGTTCTCTCGGACGATTGGGCCATTCTGAAGAAGACCGTGCTCGATTACCGGCGCCGCGATGGGACATGGCAGACGTTGGTGCGGCAGACCTATGACCGGGGCAATGGCGCGGCCGTTCTTCCCTACGACGCGCAGCGGGGCACGGTGCTGCTCATCCGTCAGTTTCGCTATCCGGCCTATGTGAATGGCCACCGGGAGCCGCTCATCGAGGTCTGCGCGGGCCTGCTCGACAAGGACGACCCGGAGACATGCATCTGCCGCGAGGCGGAGGAGGAGACGGGTTATCGCATCCGCAATGCGCGGCGCGTCTTCGATGTCTTCATGAGCCCCGGCAGCGTGACGGAGCGCCTGGCGTTCTTCCTGGCGGATTACGCTCCAGGGGATCGGATCAACGCAGGGGGTGGCGACCAGACCGAAGGTGAGGACATCGAGGTGCTCGAGGTCCCTCTCGAGGAGGCCCTCGCGATGATCGAGGCGGGTGCCATCATCGATGGAAAGACCATCATGCTCATCCAGCATCTGGCACTGGCGAGGTTCAGGTCGCGTTCCCGATGA
- a CDS encoding LysR family transcriptional regulator, giving the protein MSWHISHWDDLRIFMAVAETGSLSAAARHLRLSQPTVGRRLRALEKGAGLRLFDRVSNRLELTEAGREVERVAAPMRSAADAVERRLGGLKAGEREPVRITATGSVAFFLTRFLPELMEETEGIPIALSSSKEPLNLARREADVALRMSRLPVDGDLVSRKLAKLRFSIYGPAKTPARMSIIGLPKTERRPSQSGFLDDWAAGRPILLRLSDVFLRYQAVRFGRGVSLLPCWLGDGDPELVRLIPPPPELAEEVYCLYHGDNRGFAPVVSVCQALGEIFKRHASLLAGEGHEARRRPKTSPDAGRPKTRT; this is encoded by the coding sequence ATGAGCTGGCACATCTCCCATTGGGACGATCTGCGCATCTTCATGGCGGTGGCGGAGACGGGCTCGCTCAGTGCGGCGGCCCGGCACCTCCGGTTGAGCCAGCCCACGGTGGGGCGCAGGCTCCGTGCATTGGAGAAGGGCGCGGGTTTGCGTCTTTTCGACCGGGTGTCGAACCGGCTCGAGCTGACCGAGGCTGGACGGGAAGTGGAGCGGGTGGCGGCGCCCATGCGGTCGGCCGCCGATGCGGTCGAGCGGCGCCTCGGGGGACTCAAGGCGGGGGAGCGCGAGCCTGTCCGGATCACCGCCACGGGCTCGGTGGCCTTCTTTCTGACCCGGTTCTTGCCGGAGTTGATGGAGGAGACGGAAGGCATTCCGATCGCACTCTCGTCCTCGAAGGAACCGCTCAACCTTGCCCGCCGCGAGGCGGATGTGGCCCTGCGGATGAGCCGGTTGCCGGTGGACGGTGATCTGGTCTCACGCAAGCTCGCGAAGCTGCGCTTCTCCATTTATGGACCTGCGAAAACGCCTGCTCGCATGTCCATCATCGGCTTGCCGAAGACGGAGCGGAGACCCTCCCAGTCCGGATTTCTCGACGACTGGGCTGCCGGGCGTCCGATTCTCCTGAGGCTCTCGGATGTCTTCCTACGCTACCAGGCGGTGCGCTTCGGGAGAGGCGTCTCGCTGCTGCCTTGCTGGCTGGGCGATGGCGATCCGGAACTTGTCCGCTTGATACCTCCTCCGCCAGAGCTGGCGGAGGAGGTGTATTGCCTCTATCACGGCGACAACCGCGGCTTCGCTCCCGTGGTGAGCGTCTGCCAGGCGCTGGGGGAGATCTTCAAGCGGCACGCGAGTCTCCTGGCGGGGGAAGGCCATGAGGCAAGACGCCGCCCCAAGACAAGCCCTGATGCTGGTCGTCCGAAAACGCGGACTTGA
- a CDS encoding general stress protein: MAQNQDGSNRGFAAMDEEKQREIASKGGESVPAEKRSFSQDPELAREAGRKGGESVPAEKRSFSQDPELAREAGRKGGENSGGGQSQE; this comes from the coding sequence ATGGCTCAGAATCAGGATGGTTCGAATCGTGGTTTTGCCGCGATGGACGAAGAGAAGCAGCGTGAAATCGCGAGCAAGGGTGGGGAGAGCGTGCCTGCCGAGAAGCGGAGCTTCTCGCAGGACCCAGAGCTCGCCCGTGAGGCGGGCCGCAAGGGCGGGGAGAGCGTGCCTGCCGAGAAGCGGAGCTTCTCGCAGGACCCAGAGCTCGCCCGTGAGGCGGGCCGCAAGGGCGGGGAGAACAGTGGTGGAGGTCAATCGCAGGAATAA